From Chlamydia avium 10DC88:
AAGGATATGTGTATAAGTTTTCCCATCAATAGTCCATTTTTGGTAATAGTTCCCACTTGTAGCTATGGCTTGATCTTGGATTTCTACGATTTCTAACATTGATGAAGAGGCGATTCTCCAAGGTCGTCCTGAGGGGTGATGTCCTGAAGTTTTAATTTCTCCTCCCCATTCTACATAGCTATTGGGGCAGAAGTGTTTGCAAATGGTGAGGAGATTATCAACAGCAAATCCTTTAACAACGCCACAGAAATCTAATTCTACTTGGCAGGTTTTTTTTGTGATTGTTCCATGAGTAAAGTCAATGATAATTTGTTTCCATCCGGATTGTTCATAATAACGTCTCCATGTTTCTTCATCTGGAAGGGAATGGTGTTTAAGATGAGTAATCCAGAAAGTTTTTAATTTCCCTAAGGTAGGATCAAATCTTCCTTCAGATATGTCGTATAGATGTTGTATTTGTTTTAGGAATTCTAAAAGTTCTTGAGAAATAGGAGTAGCAACTTGAGAGGGTGCTCGATTCACTTTTGAAAGTTCTGATGAAGG
This genomic window contains:
- a CDS encoding FAD:protein FMN transferase, whose protein sequence is MGKLPKILWIIFITWNIQGCSPKHISTTFEGESMTIPYRIVLGKTLTSAEKESFKQEIHAAFHKIDTIYNNWNPSSELSKVNRAPSQVATPISQELLEFLKQIQHLYDISEGRFDPTLGKLKTFWITHLKHHSLPDEETWRRYYEQSGWKQIIIDFTHGTITKKTCQVELDFCGVVKGFAVDNLLTICKHFCPNSYVEWGGEIKTSGHHPSGRPWRIASSSMLEIVEIQDQAIATSGNYYQKWTIDGKTYTHILDPYTGKPLDIQDYPILSATVIHPDCAFADAMATVLMTFPNKTEALAWAKEKNLLVYINDNA